A region from the Fusibacter sp. A1 genome encodes:
- a CDS encoding ABC transporter permease has product MLRYTLERIVYGALSLWLIVTVTFLLLQMLPGSPFQDDKLTAEQVAILNEKYGLNDPLPMQYWRYMTNMLKGDFGKSFMYDNQDVLKDLVVPRWPRTIKVGSLALSMGVVIGIILGALAALNRGKFYDNFIVFLAVLGVSIPSFVFAMGLQYYLGVKLPIFPVLYEDGNFWSIILPAVSMAVGPISSLTRFVRTELVEVIASDYILLARAKGLTRTQVIFRHALRNALIPVVTIVGPMVLSLLNGGVIMENIFGIPGVGQLMVSGITLNDYFIVLTVSTLFSGLFIAVVLVVDLLYGVIDPRIRIAGGN; this is encoded by the coding sequence TTGCTACGTTACACATTAGAAAGAATCGTGTACGGTGCATTATCGTTGTGGTTGATTGTCACAGTGACATTTTTACTACTTCAAATGCTACCAGGTTCTCCGTTCCAAGACGACAAGTTAACGGCGGAACAAGTTGCAATTTTAAACGAGAAGTATGGTCTTAACGACCCATTACCGATGCAGTACTGGCGGTACATGACAAACATGCTTAAAGGTGATTTTGGAAAGTCGTTCATGTACGACAACCAAGATGTGCTTAAGGACTTGGTTGTTCCAAGATGGCCAAGAACGATCAAAGTCGGATCACTGGCTTTATCGATGGGTGTGGTTATCGGTATTATCCTTGGTGCTCTTGCGGCACTTAATCGTGGAAAGTTCTACGACAACTTTATCGTTTTCCTCGCAGTACTTGGTGTTTCGATTCCGAGTTTCGTATTTGCGATGGGATTACAGTATTACTTAGGTGTAAAACTTCCGATATTCCCGGTATTATATGAGGACGGCAACTTCTGGTCCATCATACTACCAGCGGTATCAATGGCGGTTGGTCCGATTTCTTCCCTTACTCGTTTTGTAAGAACAGAACTTGTAGAAGTTATCGCATCGGATTACATTTTACTAGCACGTGCAAAAGGATTGACTCGTACACAAGTCATCTTCAGACACGCACTAAGAAACGCACTTATTCCAGTAGTAACTATCGTCGGCCCAATGGTACTTTCACTACTTAACGGTGGTGTTATCATGGAAAACATCTTCGGTATTCCAGGTGTCGGTCAATTGATGGTTTCAGGTATCACGTTGAACGACTACTTTATCGTACTTACGGTATCGACGCTGTTCTCAGGACTATTTATCGCAGTAGTACTTGTGGTTGACCTTCTATACGGAGTAATCGACCCACGTATCAGAATTGCGGGAGGTAACTAA
- a CDS encoding ABC transporter permease, with protein sequence MSEIKKISPEQFKPVALNLSEQEKFSRPSLTFWQDARVRLFQNKGAVIAMFMLLFILFMAAFGPMMNPYSYDQQIQPLKAHSKLPPRVPGLEKIGFLDGTKEIEMGQNRLALYKEGEYELLKEYSVIDEAGNQVVRYNIKEFSYIKNGIEDEYFWFGTDDLARDMWTRIWRGTRVSLYVGVLAAIIDFMIGVTYGSIAGFYGGRIDMVMMRITEIIGGIPWLVIVIIFIMILGSGLFSMSLAIAFGGWIGMARVVRAQFLKIRGQEFVMAARTLGTSNADLIRRHLIPNVIGQIIIMITFSIPGAIFAEAFLSFIGLGIPAPNASLGSVVNDSRAFLRFQPSMVFIPSTVLSVLMLSINIFANGLRDALDPRMRNN encoded by the coding sequence ATGTCAGAAATTAAAAAGATCTCTCCCGAGCAGTTCAAGCCGGTGGCTCTTAACCTGAGCGAGCAAGAAAAATTCTCAAGACCAAGTCTGACTTTCTGGCAGGATGCTAGAGTAAGACTTTTCCAAAATAAAGGTGCGGTTATCGCAATGTTCATGCTTTTGTTCATCCTTTTCATGGCTGCTTTTGGCCCGATGATGAACCCATACTCGTATGACCAACAGATTCAACCGCTTAAAGCACACTCAAAGTTACCACCTAGAGTACCAGGTCTTGAAAAGATCGGTTTCCTAGATGGTACAAAAGAAATCGAAATGGGTCAGAATCGTCTAGCGCTTTATAAAGAAGGCGAATATGAACTATTAAAAGAATACTCGGTAATCGATGAGGCAGGCAACCAAGTTGTCCGTTACAACATCAAAGAGTTCTCTTATATCAAAAACGGTATCGAAGACGAATACTTCTGGTTCGGTACGGATGACCTTGCCCGTGACATGTGGACTCGTATCTGGAGAGGTACTCGCGTATCCCTTTATGTTGGTGTCCTAGCGGCAATCATCGACTTTATGATCGGTGTGACATACGGTTCAATCGCAGGTTTCTACGGTGGACGTATCGATATGGTCATGATGCGTATCACAGAAATCATCGGTGGTATTCCGTGGCTTGTTATCGTCATCATCTTCATCATGATCTTGGGTTCCGGCCTGTTCTCGATGTCGCTGGCGATCGCCTTTGGTGGATGGATCGGTATGGCGCGTGTTGTACGTGCGCAGTTCCTTAAAATCAGAGGACAAGAATTTGTTATGGCAGCCAGAACGCTTGGTACATCAAACGCTGATCTGATCAGACGTCACTTGATTCCAAACGTAATCGGACAGATCATCATCATGATCACTTTCTCGATTCCTGGTGCGATCTTTGCAGAAGCCTTCCTATCGTTCATCGGTCTTGGTATTCCAGCACCGAATGCATCGCTTGGTTCTGTAGTAAATGACTCTAGAGCGTTCTTACGATTCCAACCATCGATGGTATTCATTCCATCAACGGTTCTATCTGTACTGATGCTTTCAATCAACATATTCGCAAATGGGCTTCGTGACGCACTTGACCCAAGAATGCGTAATAACTAG